Sequence from the Opitutaceae bacterium genome:
GAACAGCACGAGCGGGACTACGGCGAAACTGAGCTGAAGCGAGAGAACGACCTGGCTGAGGATGAGCAGGCGTCCCACGCCGTTCTCACCGGCCACGGCAACCACGATCACTGCGGGCACCATGGCCAGCAGCCGGGTGATCATGCGTCGCACCCAAGGCCGCAGCCGGATGTTGAGAAATCCCTCCATCACTATCTGCCCGGCGAGTGTGCCTGTGAGCGTGGAATTCTGACCGGAGGCCAGCAGGGCGACAGCAAACAGTGCGCTGGCCAGAGGCGCGGCCAGAACTGGCGTGAGCAAAAGATAGGCGTCCTTGATCTCGGCGACATCGTGCCGGCCGGTCCGGTGGAATGTCGCGGCACTGAGAATCAAGATGGCGGCGTTGATGAAAAATGCGATCAGCAGCGCCAGCGTCGAGTCGATGCTCGCGAACTTCACGGCCATCGTTTTTCCCTCGGAGGTCTTGGCGAACGCCCGGGTCTGCACGATGCTGGAGTGCAGATAGAGATTGTGTGGCATCACCGTGGCCCCGAGGATGCCGATGGCGATATAAAGCGTCGCGGGATTGCTCACGATCTGCGGACTGGGCATGAGCCCGACGAGCGCGTCCGCGACGACCGGATGCGAGACGATCATCTCGTAGGCAAAACAGGCGCCGATGAGGGCCATCAGACCGCCGACGAGACATTCGATGTAACGAAAGCCCTTGTTCTGTAGCAGCAGGACCACGAGGACATCCGCAGCCGTGATCAACACGCCGACGAGCAGCGGCAGGCCAAAGAGAAGATTGAGTGCGATAGCCGAGCCGAGAACCTCGGCGAGATCGCACGCAATAATCGCCACTTCGCACAAGAGCCACAGCACGACTGTCGCTGGCCGCGAATACTGATCGCGGCAGGCCTGCGCGAGATCACGTCCGGTGACGATGCCCAGCTTCAACGCGAGATGCTGAAGCAGGATAGCCATCAGATTCGAAATCAGGACGACAGACAGCAACGTATAGCCGAATTGGGCGCCACCCGCGAGGTCGGTCGCCCAGTTTCCCGGGTCCATGTAACCAACCGCGACGAGCAGTCCCGGTCCGGTGAAAGCCATCTGCTTTCTCCAGAAGCTCGAGTGAGGTTGCACCGGAATCGATCCATGCACCTCGGGAAGCGACGGCGTGCCATTGCTTTGCCGCCAACCTGTATCTGGAGGAAGGGACGGGGTCATTTCCATAGATGACGATGCGTTCGAAGGTGGGACTTCCCTGGGCTCCGCACGGTTCCGGGGAGGAAGAGAGAATTCATCGTCCGTGCCCTCCGTGGCAAAACCCGCCGTACTCCATGATATGGCTGTGAAATGCGTGCCGGTGATTCCAAACACCGACATGTATGGTGCCAATCCTCGTTGAAGACTGCTGATTGGGTTGGGCTCGGCAGGCCAGATAGTAGCGGCTGAACAGATCACACACCGTCAGGGGATCGCAGCGCTGCCCGTTGCCCAGAGTGAACCAGCCTTTGAAGTCCACCGTCCAGACATGGTTCGGATGCGTCGGTGTCGTCAGTGCACGGCGCGGCACCGTGTA
This genomic interval carries:
- a CDS encoding Nramp family divalent metal transporter; the protein is MEMTPSLPPDTGWRQSNGTPSLPEVHGSIPVQPHSSFWRKQMAFTGPGLLVAVGYMDPGNWATDLAGGAQFGYTLLSVVLISNLMAILLQHLALKLGIVTGRDLAQACRDQYSRPATVVLWLLCEVAIIACDLAEVLGSAIALNLLFGLPLLVGVLITAADVLVVLLLQNKGFRYIECLVGGLMALIGACFAYEMIVSHPVVADALVGLMPSPQIVSNPATLYIAIGILGATVMPHNLYLHSSIVQTRAFAKTSEGKTMAVKFASIDSTLALLIAFFINAAILILSAATFHRTGRHDVAEIKDAYLLLTPVLAAPLASALFAVALLASGQNSTLTGTLAGQIVMEGFLNIRLRPWVRRMITRLLAMVPAVIVVAVAGENGVGRLLILSQVVLSLQLSFAVVPLVLFTSDRKKMGDHVNAPWLRRLAWLVTIIIAGLNIHLLGQTVLGWIRP